The DNA window GCAGACTTCTTAGGAACTTGTGATAAATCTATCGCATGTTGTGTAAGTGGTATGACTACTGGTAAAGATATGCAATTCTTCGGAGCTCGTGCTAACTTAGCAAAAGCTTTATTATACACAATCAATGGTGGACGTGATGAAAAATTAGGTATCCAAGTTGGACCTGAAACTGAACCTCTACGTGGTGTATTAAACTATGATGAAGTTTGGGCTAAATTTGATGTATTCATGGAATGGTTATGTAAACTGTACATCAATACATTAAATGTAATCCACTACATGCACGATAAATACTCTTACGAAAGCTTAGAAATGGCATTACACGATACTAAAGTTAGAAGATTCATGGCAACAGGTATTGCTGGATTCTCAGTAGCAGTAGACAGTTTATCAGCTATTAAATATGCTAAAGTTACTCCAATTGAAGATGAAACTGGATTAGCTGTAGACTACAAAGTTGAAGGTGAATTCCCAACATTTGGTAACAACGATGATCGTGCAGATGAAATCGCTGTTGAATTACTAAAAGTGTTCATGACTAAACTTAAAAAACATGAAACTTATCGTGCAGATGAAACTACAACTTCTATCTTAACTATTACTTCAAACGTAGTATACGGTAAGAAAACTGGTAACACTCCAGATGGACGTCGTGCAGGAGAACCATTCTCTCCAGGTGCGAACCCAATGAACGGACGTGACCAAAGCGGAGCTCTAGCTTGCTTAAGCTCTGTTGCTAAATTACCATATGAATACAGCCGTGATGGAATCAGTTTAACTGCTGCATTCACACCAAGCTCATTAGGTAAAACTAAACAAGATCAAATTAAAAACTTAACAGCAATGATGGACGGATACTTCAAAAAAGGTGGTTACCACTTAAATACTAACGTATTTAATAAAGAAACATTACTTAAAGTTATTGAATCTCCAGAAGATTATCCAAACTTCACAATTCGTGTATCAGGATACGCTGTACGTCTAATCAGTTTAACTCCAGAACAACAACGTGACGTATTAAGCCGTACAATGCACCAATTCATGTAATTAAGTAAATAATTAAAAGAAGGTGGAGGCTATAGGCCTCCACTTTTTTAGATTAATAAAATATAAGTATTATTGTAAAAGTGTTTACAGAATAGCGATGAATACGATATAATTAAACTACAGAATGGCAAAAGGAGGAAGTCGCATATGGAAATGGAAAAAGTAGAAATAAATTCTGCAGAAGAAAAAAAAGAATTGACAGCTAATGTTCACTCAGTAGAATCTTTCGGAAATGTTGATGGTCCTGGAATAAGATATGTAGTATTCTTTCAAGGGTGTATGTTAAGATGTAAATACTGCCATAATCCAGATACTTGGAAGATGCAAAATCCTGATGCTAAAGTTATGACAGTGGATCAATTAACGAAAGAGATAGTGAAATATCGTGATTTCTTTGAGGCTAGTGATGGTGGAGGAGTTACAGTAAGTGGAGGAGAATCGCTTCTACAAATTGATTTTATTCTAGCACTTTTTAGAAAACTAAAGGAACTAGATATTAATACGTGTGTTGACACTTGTGGAGGTTTTTATGTAAATGCTCCAAGTATGAATGAAAAAGTTTTAGAATTAATTTCATTAACAGATCTATTCTTAGTGGATATTAAACATATTGATGATGAACATCATATGCGTTTGACAAAACGAACTAATAAAAATATTATTCAATTTACTAATTTCCTAAGTGAACATGGGGCGAAAATGTGGATAAGACATGTACTTGTTCCGCAATGGACAGATGATGATTATTATCTACAAAAACTTCGTGAATATATAGATACGTTACAAGGAGTTGAACGTGTTGAAGTCCTACCTTATCATGATATGGCCAAATTCAAATATAAAGAATTAGGAATAGAATATGAATTGAACGATATTAATCCG is part of the Gemella haemolysans ATCC 10379 genome and encodes:
- the pflA gene encoding pyruvate formate-lyase-activating protein, whose protein sequence is MEMEKVEINSAEEKKELTANVHSVESFGNVDGPGIRYVVFFQGCMLRCKYCHNPDTWKMQNPDAKVMTVDQLTKEIVKYRDFFEASDGGGVTVSGGESLLQIDFILALFRKLKELDINTCVDTCGGFYVNAPSMNEKVLELISLTDLFLVDIKHIDDEHHMRLTKRTNKNIIQFTNFLSEHGAKMWIRHVLVPQWTDDDYYLQKLREYIDTLQGVERVEVLPYHDMAKFKYKELGIEYELNDINPPTKDRIKNAIEILGARYDIS